In one Desulfosalsimonas propionicica genomic region, the following are encoded:
- a CDS encoding beta-ketoacyl synthase chain length factor — protein sequence MLINGNGPNIYINGAGVISPQQTYDNEAFLPEVTEYGGNVLTCIQPNFKDYINPFQMRRLSRMLRMGLSAATICLQNARLETPDAIITATGYGFQEDMGKFLLEILQQNEQQLTPTYFMQSTYNALSGLIALTVKCMGYNNTYAGRGFAFETAVQDAMLLVREKEAENVLVGSFDQAHHVQYSDYARLGYVKKEKTSNLKLFESRTQGTLQGEGMAFFTVSGQAFPHSWCLLQSLHTVYRPADFPFLCEELTDFLQANGIGPEDIDVFVNGASGDIVRDKWSMELRKKFFSHAAEVLFKHLTGEYATASSFGVWLGARILKTRTIPESVLADPATSGRPLRTVLVCNHFLDRNYSFFLLTGRTPSIST from the coding sequence ATGCTGATCAACGGCAACGGCCCAAATATTTATATCAACGGTGCGGGCGTTATTTCGCCTCAGCAGACATACGACAACGAAGCATTTCTGCCGGAGGTCACCGAGTATGGCGGCAATGTACTGACCTGCATTCAGCCGAATTTCAAAGATTACATCAACCCTTTCCAGATGCGTCGGCTCAGCCGTATGCTGCGCATGGGACTTTCTGCCGCCACTATCTGTCTTCAAAACGCCCGGCTGGAAACACCGGATGCCATTATAACCGCCACGGGTTACGGTTTTCAGGAAGACATGGGAAAATTTTTACTCGAAATTCTGCAGCAGAATGAACAGCAACTCACCCCGACTTATTTTATGCAAAGCACCTATAATGCACTTTCCGGTCTCATCGCCCTGACGGTCAAGTGCATGGGGTATAACAACACTTATGCCGGCAGAGGCTTTGCCTTTGAAACAGCCGTACAAGACGCCATGCTGCTTGTCCGGGAAAAGGAAGCAGAAAATGTTTTGGTCGGTTCTTTTGACCAGGCCCATCACGTCCAGTACAGCGATTATGCCAGGCTGGGATATGTAAAAAAAGAAAAGACAAGCAATCTGAAACTCTTTGAAAGCCGTACACAAGGCACCCTCCAGGGCGAAGGAATGGCGTTTTTCACGGTTTCCGGTCAGGCGTTTCCCCACTCCTGGTGCCTGCTGCAAAGCCTCCACACTGTTTACCGACCCGCGGATTTTCCGTTTTTGTGTGAAGAATTAACCGATTTTCTGCAGGCCAACGGGATCGGGCCGGAAGATATCGATGTTTTTGTAAACGGGGCAAGCGGCGACATTGTCCGGGACAAATGGAGCATGGAACTCCGGAAAAAATTTTTCAGCCATGCCGCTGAAGTGCTTTTTAAACATTTAACAGGCGAATACGCCACGGCATCTTCTTTCGGCGTCTGGCTCGGGGCCAGGATATTGAAAACCCGCACCATCCCCGAGTCCGTCCTGGCCGATCCAGCCACGTCCGGTCGTCCGCTTCGGACAGTTCTTGTCTGCAACCATTTTCTGGACAGAAATTATTCCTTTTTTCTGCTTACGGGTCGAACCCCGTCTATATCAACCTAA
- a CDS encoding beta-ketoacyl-[acyl-carrier-protein] synthase family protein: MNRRVFITGYGIITAIGSNGPENFASLRNERSGYGRLDFLQTVHRDEIYCCEIKLSDDALCRYAGVPTKAGFSRTTLLGLIAAREAIDSAGLTEAETTSAGLVSATTAGGIRELESYYYELQDPESTGDFLAFLDTGDPGEHTERMADILNMKRYLATVSTACASAANSIIFGARLIANGLADIMICGGSEALSKVTINGFNSLKILDRDLCKPFDHNRNGLNLGEGAGFLVLEAEERLGHPGKKAIAELCGYASLNDAFHQTASSPEGTGTLQAMRKALAMGGIAPEDVDYINAHGTGTENNDLSEGLSVRALFKDQVPPFSSTKPYTGHTTSAAGSVEAAFCLMGFEHDAIFPNLNFSRPMEELGIRPVTELRPGAGLRYILSNSLGFGGSTTSLLFAKC, translated from the coding sequence ATGAATCGTCGCGTCTTTATAACCGGTTATGGTATTATTACCGCCATTGGCAGCAATGGCCCGGAGAATTTCGCCTCCCTGAGGAATGAAAGAAGCGGATACGGAAGACTTGATTTCCTCCAAACGGTTCATCGTGATGAGATTTACTGCTGTGAAATCAAATTGTCCGACGATGCGTTGTGCCGTTATGCAGGGGTTCCGACAAAAGCGGGTTTTTCCCGCACAACGCTTCTGGGCCTTATTGCGGCACGCGAAGCCATTGATTCCGCGGGGCTTACGGAAGCCGAAACGACCAGTGCGGGTCTTGTTTCGGCTACAACCGCCGGCGGAATCCGGGAGCTTGAAAGCTACTACTACGAGCTGCAGGACCCCGAAAGCACCGGAGACTTTCTTGCGTTTCTTGATACCGGAGATCCCGGGGAACACACGGAACGCATGGCCGATATCCTGAACATGAAAAGGTATCTCGCCACGGTCAGCACGGCCTGTGCGTCAGCTGCCAATTCCATTATTTTCGGTGCACGGCTGATCGCAAACGGGCTGGCCGATATTATGATCTGCGGGGGCAGCGAGGCTTTGAGCAAAGTCACCATCAACGGTTTCAACTCTCTTAAAATTCTGGACAGGGATTTGTGCAAGCCTTTTGATCACAATCGCAACGGCCTGAACCTGGGCGAGGGTGCCGGTTTCCTTGTTCTCGAAGCCGAAGAGCGGCTGGGGCATCCGGGGAAAAAGGCCATTGCCGAACTGTGCGGCTATGCCAGTTTAAATGATGCCTTTCATCAGACCGCTTCTTCCCCGGAGGGGACGGGAACACTTCAGGCGATGCGGAAAGCCCTGGCCATGGGCGGGATAGCCCCGGAAGATGTTGATTATATCAACGCTCACGGCACGGGCACAGAAAACAATGACCTGTCAGAAGGTCTGTCTGTCCGGGCGCTTTTCAAGGATCAAGTGCCGCCGTTTAGTTCCACAAAACCTTACACCGGGCACACCACCTCTGCGGCCGGCAGCGTGGAGGCGGCGTTTTGTCTTATGGGATTTGAGCATGATGCAATATTTCCCAATCTCAACTTCAGCCGGCCCATGGAAGAGCTTGGCATACGGCCGGTAACGGAATTGCGGCCGGGCGCAGGGCTCAGATATATTCTTTCAAACTCGCTTGGTTTCGGAGGGAGCACCACATCGCTGCTCTTTGCAAAATGCTGA
- a CDS encoding phosphopantetheine-binding protein — MMHTTIEDLIPQLKSQILERLDIDYMDPEELDEEMPLFGEVTGLDSIDALELTVMLEQHYGIKITDSKVARKIMVNVRTLAEYVYENGQI, encoded by the coding sequence ATGATGCACACGACTATTGAAGATCTGATCCCCCAGCTAAAATCACAGATACTGGAACGCCTGGATATTGATTACATGGATCCGGAGGAACTCGATGAAGAAATGCCCCTGTTTGGTGAAGTCACCGGCCTGGATTCCATTGACGCCCTGGAGCTGACCGTCATGCTGGAGCAACACTACGGCATCAAAATCACGGATTCGAAAGTGGCACGAAAGATCATGGTTAACGTCCGGACCCTCGCGGAATATGTTTACGAGAACGGTCAGATATGA
- a CDS encoding ABC transporter permease, with translation MKVLATIWKEFLLLVRDPGSLALILLMPLILVIVMTSIQSNAFRALRQTQIDILIVDKDRDALSAAIESLLQDSPNINLIPKSEGKTLTRDQARQLVQRGKYQAAVIVPENATASLQKKIQSAADNIFSRHGSASQPVDKKDDPPVKLEILFEPTIKADYKQTVAATLEKRIAGVQLEWFVRAMQAQLGSTGKQPESTADFSEMIRVDQAIASKKKRPEIELSAVQHNVPAWSMFAMFFILFPLAGNFIKEREDGSMLRLRLISGSHTPVISGKFVFYLFVCLVQLALMICVGLYLMPLIGFGKLELGTNPLGIVLTGLAVAMAATGYGLLIAVYFKMPQQALSFGAISVVILAALGGVWVPVFAMPDIMQHISPYSPLNWGLEAFNDLFLRSAGTSMILPDLIKLTVFALAALTASILIHRLRNVG, from the coding sequence TTGAAGGTTCTGGCCACTATCTGGAAAGAATTTCTTCTCCTTGTCCGGGACCCGGGCAGTCTGGCCCTGATTCTTCTTATGCCGCTGATCCTGGTGATCGTCATGACCAGTATTCAATCCAACGCCTTTCGCGCGCTCCGGCAGACCCAAATCGACATTTTGATAGTCGACAAGGACCGTGATGCCTTAAGCGCGGCCATTGAGAGCTTGTTGCAGGATTCGCCCAACATCAACCTGATCCCAAAATCAGAAGGAAAGACTTTGACCCGGGACCAGGCAAGGCAGCTGGTGCAGCGGGGAAAATATCAGGCAGCGGTCATTGTTCCCGAAAACGCAACAGCTTCCCTGCAAAAAAAAATACAAAGCGCAGCTGATAACATTTTTTCCCGCCATGGTTCCGCTTCACAACCTGTGGACAAAAAAGATGACCCCCCGGTGAAGTTGGAGATCCTCTTTGAACCCACGATCAAGGCCGATTACAAGCAGACCGTGGCTGCGACACTGGAAAAACGGATCGCCGGTGTCCAGCTTGAGTGGTTTGTCCGGGCCATGCAGGCGCAGCTCGGCAGCACCGGAAAGCAACCGGAAAGTACAGCCGATTTTTCAGAGATGATACGGGTGGACCAGGCGATTGCTTCCAAAAAAAAGCGCCCGGAAATTGAGCTTAGCGCTGTTCAGCATAACGTGCCGGCCTGGTCCATGTTTGCCATGTTTTTTATCCTGTTTCCCCTGGCGGGAAATTTCATCAAGGAGCGTGAAGACGGCAGTATGCTCCGGCTTCGCCTGATATCCGGCTCCCATACGCCCGTGATTTCGGGAAAGTTTGTCTTTTATCTGTTTGTCTGCCTGGTGCAGCTGGCTTTAATGATCTGTGTCGGTCTTTACCTGATGCCCCTTATCGGTTTTGGCAAACTGGAGCTGGGAACAAACCCGTTGGGCATCGTTCTTACAGGTCTGGCGGTTGCAATGGCTGCCACGGGATATGGCCTGCTCATTGCCGTTTACTTTAAAATGCCCCAGCAGGCCCTTTCTTTCGGCGCCATTTCAGTGGTGATTCTGGCAGCCCTGGGCGGCGTCTGGGTGCCGGTATTCGCCATGCCCGATATTATGCAGCACATCAGTCCCTATTCCCCTCTGAACTGGGGGCTTGAAGCATTCAATGATCTTTTTCTGCGAAGTGCCGGAACATCTATGATACTTCCGGATTTGATAAAACTGACAGTATTTGCGCTTGCCGCGTTAACGGCAAGTATCCTGATTCACAGATTAAGAAATGTGGGTTGA
- a CDS encoding ABC transporter ATP-binding protein, with the protein MRKVYKGSLKPAVDQLSFAVEEGEIFGLLGPNGAGKSTTLMMLCGLLKSDAGSIRVFGLDAGRSSNEIRRRIGVAPQEIALFPALTAWENLVYFCRMYGVKGAAIRPAVRGLLEEFGLLEKADVRVLHYSGGMKRRLNLIAALLHRPGLLILDEPTSGVDVQSRTMILDYMRRLRDKGVTILYSSHLLGEAEQICSQLAIIDEGRLIAGGTLSQMLAENNESESLEQLFLNLTGKGIRD; encoded by the coding sequence TTGCGCAAGGTTTATAAAGGGTCTTTGAAACCGGCTGTGGACCAGCTCAGTTTCGCTGTAGAGGAAGGTGAAATATTCGGGCTTTTAGGTCCCAACGGCGCGGGAAAATCCACGACCCTCATGATGCTTTGCGGTCTTTTAAAAAGCGATGCGGGCAGCATCCGGGTTTTCGGCCTTGATGCCGGGCGCAGCAGCAATGAAATCCGCCGCCGGATCGGCGTCGCACCGCAGGAGATCGCATTGTTTCCGGCCCTGACGGCCTGGGAAAACCTGGTCTATTTCTGCCGGATGTACGGAGTTAAAGGCGCTGCCATACGTCCTGCCGTAAGGGGTTTGCTTGAGGAATTCGGCCTTCTTGAAAAAGCTGATGTACGTGTGCTCCATTATTCCGGAGGCATGAAAAGAAGACTGAACCTGATTGCGGCGCTGCTGCATCGCCCGGGCCTGCTTATTCTCGACGAACCGACATCGGGCGTGGATGTGCAGTCACGCACCATGATTCTCGATTACATGAGGCGGCTTCGGGATAAGGGCGTTACCATCCTCTATTCATCCCATCTGCTGGGAGAAGCAGAGCAGATATGCTCGCAGCTTGCCATTATCGACGAGGGCCGCCTGATCGCCGGAGGAACACTGTCTCAGATGCTGGCCGAAAACAACGAGAGCGAAAGCCTTGAACAGTTATTTCTGAATCTGACGGGAAAGGGCATACGCGATTGA